In the Pogona vitticeps strain Pit_001003342236 chromosome 2, PviZW2.1, whole genome shotgun sequence genome, gaagtgACCCAATCAGAGATCAGCTTAGTCTGCTGGGATTTGTTCTttggccagttccttcagtcctctcagatgcagttcatccggccccgGAGATTTGAActctttcaaggtggtaaggtGCTATtggtttatcaatctccagctgcagtcctgtccttcccctcccaccttgcacttccaatttgtttggaagttcatactctgtcttatgggaaaagactgaactaaaacagAAATTGAGAATCTCTGCCTtatctttgtcctctgttatccaCTGGGTAGCTCAGCCACtttttgctacacacatacctgaagagtgcttttttaaaattgctttttagtGTCTCTTgttaacctcagctcattctcagcttatGCCCTCCTaaggccatccctgcaattccttgctacttctctgtactcatccttggtggccggGCCTCCCTTCCATTTCCGGTACCTGTCCTCGTTTGTATTCatgtcctctctgagctttttgtgaagccacgctGGCCTTTTTTGCCGTCTCCTCGTTTTGTTCTTGTTGGAAtcatttgtagttgtgcctttagaatttccttttttagaaacctCCACACTTCTtaagactccttttcttgttaggatctcctgcggTGGGACCTTCCTTATCCTTGTTCTTTGTTTAAGAGGAACTCATTTATCATGGGTAAAACTCAAGTGTTACAAGTGCAAGAATCAAAACACCCAGACTGCAAAATGTCAAGAAAAGGGCTGCAGCACCCAGAAGGTGAAGCCGTTTATTTCACTGTCTGCTTTCAGTGGATTAGGATCTACAAGGGTGATCTGTCTGAAGTGTATTTTTTGTAACTATGGaaggtcttttgttgttgtttagtcgtgaagtcatgtctgactcttcgtgaccccatggaccagagaacgccaggccctcctgtcttccattgggtcaaattcatgttggtcgcttcgatgaacctgtccaaccatctcatcctttgtcgtcgccttctcctcttgccttcacactttcctaacatcagggtcttttccagggagtcttctcttcccatgagatggccaaagtattggagcctaagctttaggatctgtccttccagtgagcactcagggttgatttctttcagaatggataggtttgttcttgcagtccaggggacttttaagagtctcctccagcaccacaattcagaagcatcaattcttccatggtcagccttctttatggtccagctctcatttccatacgtcactacaggaaaaaccatagctttggctatgtggacctttgtcggcaaggtgacgttTCTGCttttaggtttgtcattgctaaAAGGGTAGCAACATCCTATATTTAACAGAATTTTGCCCTGTGTGaccttttgctttcagtttgtcTCTTGGGTTTTAAGAGTAGAACCTCCATCTCAGGTGGAAGTGTACCTGACAGAGGGTTCCACAAGAATAGCAAAGACATGGTTGCTCGGAGGGGTAGGTGAAGATCTATCAACTTCAGCCCTATCCCTCTCAGAATGAATACTTTTTGTGCCCCTTTCGCTCCACTGGTGCAGAGGCTGAATGCTTGCTTAGTCAAAGTATGCCCAAATTAAAaagtctttggaaaaaaaaggaatgactTTACACCCTTTTGATTGGTTTGGCAGGCATTGGAATGATGCTGGGAATTTATCCCTCCTCATCTCTTCTATCAGGAGGAGCTGAAACAGCTTCTAGTCCACCTGATCTGGTTGGAACAAGTCAGCGGAGAGCTGTTCACTGTTTTTCTCCCTGGGAAACATTTCAGAACCTGAAGGTATCTCTCTCATGCTATTTCCTTTTGCCCAAGTTGGCCATTAAAAGGGCTCAGAATATTGTCTGTGGAAGGTTGAATCCTGAATCTAAGTATCCATCACATAGATTGCTCAGATTTTAGGCTAATTAATGTCAATGGCTTACCATCATAAATGATGTTAATGGTTTAACATCAGAATTTCTGTTGGAATATGAAATGTTTCCCCTTCTCTCAGGGTGTCAAGATAGCCTTTGAGGATATGACTGTCCATTTCACGGAGGAGGAATGGGCTCTGCTGGATGACGGCCAAAGGGCTCTGCACCGAGAAGTCATGGAGGAAAGTATAGCCAGTCTGATCTCTCTGGGTAAGCCTTTTCTGTCAGCCCCCTTTGCTTCATAAAATTCATTTTGTGAATAGGATCAAAGAATAAATCCTTTGTGCCTAAAAGCTTTCTCCCTTTGCTCTGGTTCATTCCCTGATTGAGACTGCTTTTTTCCACTTTGGTTCCACTTTGATTCTTTTTCTCATTTCAGTTTCTGGcatgaaagaaaagaggagtgaggaggaagaagaagaaggcaccATATTATTGCAAGCTGTGATGGATGAAAGATGGGGAAACCCCATAAAAGGCAGTACGATCTTCAGTGGTGGAAGCCTTCTTGCTTCCCATCGGCAGTTCCATGTGGGAAAGAAGATGTTGACATGCTTGGATTGTGGAAGGAGCTTCAGGCAGTCTCTGTCTCTTGCTTCCCACAAAAGGATCCACACAGAGGAGAAGCCATTTCAGTGCCTGGACTCAGGAAAGGACTTAAGTGAAAACTCGACCTTTGCTTTCTATGTACCATTTAATTGTTTGGATAGCAGAAAGACCTTCAGTCACAGCACAGGTGTTGTGCAACATGCTAGCATCCACTcaggggaaaaaccatttaaatgtgtggaatgtggaaagggcttcctTCAGAGAGAAAAGCTTGATTCCCACATGAGAATCCAcgcaggagagaaaccgtatacaTGCATAGAATGTGGGAAGGGCTTCAAGCACAATAGTGATCTTAGTTCACATCACAGACGTCAtaccggggagaaaccatttcaatgcatagaatgtggaaagggtTTCAGTCAGAGTGGAAATCTTACTTCGCATATgcgaatccacacaggggagaaaccatataaatgcttagAATGTGGAAAGGGTTTCTGTCATAGCGGAAATCTTACTTCGCATATgcgaatccacacaggagagaaaccatataaatgcttagAATGTGGAAAGGGTTTCTGTCATAGCGGAAATCTTACTTCGCATATgcgaatccacacaggggagaaaccatttatatgcttggaatgtgggaagagcttctgtCAGAGAGAAAAGCTTGATTCCCATATgagaacccacacaggggagaaaccgtatcaatgcatggaatgtggaaagggctttacTCAGAGTGGCACCCTTGCCTCTCATATGAGGGTACAcaaaggggagaaaccatttatgtgcctggaatgtgggaaaagctttagCCATAGCTCAAACCTTGCTTCGCATATTAGGATACATCAAGAGGACAAACCGTTTGAATGCAgcgaatgtgggaagagcttcaagcACAATAGTGACCTTAGTTTACACGAGAGATCTCACACGgaggagaaaccatacaaatgcacggaatgtgggaAAGGCTTCAATCGGAGTGGAAAGCTTTATTCCCACATGagagtccacacgggagagaaaccatttaaatgtctggaatgtgggaagGGCTTCACCCAGAATGGTAACCTTTCCTCCCACATGAGAATACACAGAGGGGAGAAACCCTTCatgtgcttggaatgtgggaagagcttcaatcaGAGCTCAAACCTTGTTTCCCATATGAGGAGGCATACAGAAGAGAATCCCtttaaatgcatagaatgtgggaagagtttcaagCACAAGAGTCACCTTAGTttgcatcaaaggactcacactggggagaaaccctatcaatgcctggaatgtggaaagagcttcagtcagagcagtgcccTCCGTTCACATAAAACAACTCACACAGGGGACAAGAAACGAATCCACAGAGAGAAAGGATTCAAATATTTGGAATGTGAAAAAGACATCTGTCCGTTGGATAACCTTGGTTTGTATGGTTTTTCACACCAGGGAGAAACcctatgaatgcatggaatgtgggaagtgcttcagccGTAGCAGTCACCttcattcacatttttttaaaaaaaacctacaaaggAAAATTTGGCAAGGGCTTTCATAGAGATCACGGACCTTTCTTGTCATCAAAGAAGCTACACAGGGGAAAAGCCTGGTCATTCACCCAGCATCTCATCAAATACTTCATGGACCAATGTGAAACTGTCTTCATTGCTTGGTACATAGAAAAACCTTTAGGCAGAAAAGACATTTGACGTCACCTCATGAAGTCCACCATGGTGTAAATACGTGGATCTTTTTCCATagtctgaggttttttttctagATCCGGGAGGAAATAATGAATTTTGTAGAGGTAGGAAGAACAACGAAGAGAAATGCAGGGAGCTTTTGGACAAAGGCATTGATAGCCATTTGCTTATACGGTCATATGAAGCTCATTGAGTGGGAAATATACCAAAcatccttactagagatgggcataaaccgtGTCTTGGCAGTTCAGACAGGTTTTCTGCAGGCGCCAcatgcttccctccctgcctctttgTTAGAGTTTTAACAACTGATTTTATGGGGTGCAGAGGTTTTGTCCTAAAATTGAAAAgttcagagagagagatgaaaagcaAACAGATTATTGAAAAACTACAACTGGGGACAATTGTTTACAAAGCAGCCCATTTTTTGGGCAACATAAAAGTGATAAGATAACAAGGCAGTCGTCActcattcagttttgtgccaGTTTCATAgtgaaaaatgtaaacaatagAGTGTTTACGCTGTTGAAAAAGCTAAACTCTAAACAGAGACAAAAacggggaaaaaacagaaaaaattaaattattgctTGAGTTGTGTTTGACTATAATGTTAATTAGCAAAGAGGTATGACAAAATACATGTGTAAACCTGTGTTGAATGGTATAAAAAGTTTTTACAGAAAAGTGTAAAAGGAGAATAGGATGAATGTTATTTGAAGCAGTTTGTTTAGTaataagcaagtacagtggtgccccgcttgatgacgatcccgcttgatgatgagttttttgcgatcgctatagcgattgcagaacgattgttcctatggttgtttttcactttacgatgattaggtccctgtTTCGTGAACCAattgttcgcaagatgatgattaaaGACTGCTGATCAacggtttgcaaaatggctccccgctgttttctggagctatttccgcaagacagggattgcaaaatggccaccctatggaggatcttcactgaacaagCAGATATTtctcccactggaatgcattaactggttttcagtgcattccaattttttctctcgcttgacgacgatttcgcttaacagcgattttcctggaacggattatcgttgtcaagcggggcaccactgtaaagggaaAGAAGGTGTCATTTGTTTCAAAAGGTTTTAATCTCGTATTCAATAGTAACGTAAGGTCTGAAAAgagtataaaattatatatattctgTAGTATCAATAAATAACATGCAAATGTATTGTGTTGCCCATGGATTACATATATTCTTCTTGCCGATGAATGCTGAAGGGAGGGGAAGTTTTACTTTGACCTTTATGGCCAGGAACTTTGGAAGTCAAGCCCACGAGAAGCGAGAAGCGAGGCTTATAACTTGGACATAACATTCCTATTTATTCCAACTGGCTAAAGGCTAGGtgagaaaacatttttctctgtgttgataacatgcttagagctaattaatgcttttttaaactttgtatatttttacttttaaatctttttatgCCTTTCAATGAAAATTATTCTGCCTTTGTAGGCTAGGAGCTcctgtattttaatgtttttatggttttgattTAAACAGTTCTTGTCTGGACTTTGTACGGCTACAAACTTCCCACGGAGATGcattttctgacttaagtattagCCCGAAACTTAAGTTctgttttcatgttcttttaaGCCTACCGTTCTTGCATAACTGTATGACTTTTGGATTTAAGCATGTATGCCTACAGAGTTTTTCCCCCTCACAACTGTAAGACTATGTTTGATATTTTAAAGTATGAAACCTAGAAATCATGCAAATAAATAGAATTTGTACAGAATCAACAAGTTCTGGATTTGCCGGGATTATTGCAGTGGTGAAGACTccataagctgggtactcattttaccgaccttggaaagatgggagTCTGAGTCAATCTTGATCCAGCTACCTGGAttccctgggattgaactcaggtcatgagcggAGAgacttgactacagtactgcaatttaaccaatGCATCTGTCAAGGTTTGAACCCTTGTCCATTGAAAGTATTGATTATGGAGTTGTAGAAACAcatactttgaaaataaaactgcttttaaaagtatgtcatggtttttcttcccccataaCAACGCACCACTTTTCGTAACAAAACCTGTGATTCAGCCAAATCTGAAAACAAGGTGTCTGATAAGAAATGGCAGAAGTATTTCATTGCTTGTGTGCCAGCTTTTACGAGAAAGCACAAATCGTGAAGGACtatgaggagaaagaaaagaaatgtatgccatttaaaaaatgagGCTTGAACCACAACCTTATAATAAGAGTACActattgttatttagtcgtttagttgtgtccgactcttcgtgaccctcaggatctgtccttccagtgagcactcagggttgatttcctttagaatggataggtttgttctgtttgcagtctaggggactctcaagtgtctcctgcagcaccacaattcaaaagcatcacttctttggcagtccagctctcacttccatacatcactactggacagaccatagctttgactatgcggatctttttaagatgctgtctagatttgttaAAGgatgtgaaagaggagagtgccaaaaatggtctgaagctcaacataaaaaaaaaactaagatcatggccactggtcccatcacctcctggcaaatggaaggggaggatatggaggcggtgacagattttacttccttgggctccatgatcactgtagatggtgacagcagccacgaaattaaaagacacctgcttcttgggaggaaagcaatgacaaacctcaacagcatcttaaaaagcagagacatcaccttgccgacaaaggtctgcattgtaaaagctatggtttttccagtagtgatgtatggaagtgagagctggaccataaagaaggccgaccgccaaagaattgatgcttttgaattgtggtgctggaggagactcttgagagtcccctggactgcaaggagaacaaacctatctgttctgaaggaaaggaaccctgagtgctcactggaaggacagatcctgaagctgaggctccagtactttggccatctcatgagaaaagaagactccctggaaaagaccctgatgttgggaaagtgtgacggcaagagaagaaggggacgacagaggatcagatggatggacagggtcattgaagctaccaagatgaatttgaccaaactccgggaggcagtggaagacaggaaggcctggcgtgctctggtccatggggtcatgaagagttggacacaacttaatgactaaacaacatggataattagtgcagggaaattgccccagagggagaccagagctgtgatataaggagatctgcaagcgggatctgaaggccttaggaatggacctcaacagatgggaaacccggacatccgagcgttcagcctggaggcaggcggtgcatcatggcctctcccaatttgaagagaccctcgcccagcaggctgacgccaagaggcagtcacgaaagcagcaaaatcagggagctggacatgggacagattgtatttgtcttcagtgtggaagggattgtcactctcgaattgggcttctcagccacactggatgtcGTTCCTCTTCggagcacattgccatagtctttgaagactggaggatgcctacaTTGCCTACACACGCTTCCCCGTGGTCTGagtaggctccttagatggacaaaagactaggggtgagggataatccccaCTTGGATAACTAGTGAAACGTTTCaagctaacaagaaaaaaaaatccagtagcCATGACTCAAGTTCCAGATTCTTATTAAGATCTTGTTTCAGAAACCTGAAATTACCAGGAAGCCAATAGAAATCTTGGGTCTGGTTTTATTGTGCGTTTAGCattgttgatttcaatgggataagagagcaatcttttttttttcttttctgtatctGAATTTCTGGATTCACAAACAGCCCTGCCTGTCCTGATGAACATGTTATggtgggaagggaaaagagggtgCACTTTGGAATCagcgggggaggaggaggaggaggaagaaggagagagacgCTCTAGGAATCAAGATAtcacttcccttctttctttggtaCTCTAGGAACGGAGACTCTATCATTTTATTTCCAAAGAGGCCCCAGAGAATATTAGgcttttattttcttggtttcaaCATCTTTCTCTctgaaataggtttttttttaaggcagagaggcttttggaaaaaaaaataaaaaaatcctcttCCTATTCATTCCAAATAGCTGTTCCTCCCTACTCTATTCCTTAATTCATTCCTAGAACGCCCCCATAGGAAGGCTAGAAGAGAGGCAATGACCAGCCCCTCCCTTCATTCCTAGAGAGTCCTCCCCGTAGAAGGATGTCAGGGAGAAAGGCAGCGTCCTTCCTAGAGAGGCATCCCAGGAAAGAGAGGTGGGGCGCTTCCCTCCTAGAGCGTCCCCCTCAGGGAGAAAATGAGCCGTGGAGAGGAAGTGGATCCTAGAGCGTCCTCCCACACACAGGCGGAAATACATTTCTTCTTCCGCTGATGGAGGCTCTTTAGAAGGTGGGAAGCCTCCAAGGTGGGGAGGAAGTAAAAGGGGCTCCTGGttaggatttggggggggggtcggtgtgggggaagtggggggggggcgctagGAGGGACTTGGGGGCGGGTTGGCGGGTGGGGAGCCCTTGAAAGAGCCTGGGATGggcaagaagagggagggaaggggtcTGGCTAAGGGACGtctgtcctccccctcccccccattatcatcatcatcctctcttCTTggcaggggggaaagagaggcccttgggggggggggtccttgggACCTATgtatatttcattgtttttattttactcccCCCAACCTCTGGAGCACCCccaagtgtgtgtgtgaaggggctttcctcctctccctgccaTTCAAAGATGGTCTTTAAAGCcacccctttcttcctcctcttgagGAGACCCTGCCAGGCTCAAAGGGGTGGGGAATCAGGGCTGACGCAGGTCAGACGGAGGAcctgccccccccactccccatctTTTAATGCTCTCTGCTCTGAAACCAGGCTTGAGGGAAGAGGCTTTGGCAGGTGGGTCTCCTTGGACAGCCAAGGGGGGGACCTCCTCCCCGCAGGGAGGGTGATGTTCCCGGGGAGCCTTTCAAACTGGCCTGTTCTCTGGAGCAGGAAACCAGTTAGAAAGTCGAGTCTTAACACAATACGCAATAttgacagttggtcaagatggcggcgcaagcacttgcagcggctaggcattccagagatcggcccttattacggactctacatgctcaggcacaagtaatttacagtcgacaagaattattatctattggcagagaaggttacaactttgaatcgacggtctcaacttacaaca is a window encoding:
- the LOC110070750 gene encoding uncharacterized protein LOC110070750 translates to MLGRNHISSGNVGSASVRMLPLLYTLRTHTGDKPYKCMECEKSFSHSSALSKHKRFHTGVKPYKCMECGKSFSDSNHLHRHQRTHTGEKPYKCIKCGKSFNDSSHLTVHLRTHTGEKPYKCMECGKCFSQIDHLRTHERTHTGEKPYKCTECGFSCSHKRIIDSHQRTHTGEKPYQCLHCGLRFSQSCNLSSHERTHTGEKPYKCMECGKSFRQSSALNTHQRIHTGEKPYKCMECGMSFGQISNLSQHQRSHTEEKPYKCMECGKSFSRSSALSTHQRTHTGEKPYKCMECGLSFSHSNTFSSHERIHTGEKPYKCMECGKSFSQSGALSSHQRTHTGEKPYKCLQCGKSFSQSSTLSSHQRTHTGEKPYKCMECAKSFSQSGHLSCHQRTHTGEKPYKCMECGKSFSQSSSLSKHQRSHTVRKCIISWNINYPGEKVGTYLCLSLSGEMEMKSMQLDQVADALEELAVSFSEEEWALLDPDQRALHKEVMEETLTHAVSLGIGMMLGIYPSSSLLSGGAETASSPPDLVGTSQRRAVHCFSPWETFQNLKGVKIAFEDMTVHFTEEEWALLDDGQRALHREVMEESIASLISLVSGMKEKRSEEEEEEGTILLQAVMDERWGNPIKGSTIFSGGSLLASHRQFHVGKKMLTCLDCGRSFRQSLSLASHKRIHTEEKPFQCLDSGKDLSENSTFAFYVPFNCLDSRKTFSHSTGVVQHASIHSGEKPFKCVECGKGFLQREKLDSHMRIHAGEKPYTCIECGKGFKHNSDLSSHHRRHTGEKPFQCIECGKGFSQSGNLTSHMRIHTGEKPYKCLECGKGFCHSGNLTSHMRIHTGEKPYKCLECGKGFCHSGNLTSHMRIHTGEKPFICLECGKSFCQREKLDSHMRTHTGEKPYQCMECGKGFTQSGTLASHMRVHKGEKPFMCLECGKSFSHSSNLASHIRIHQEDKPFECSECGKSFKHNSDLSLHERSHTEEKPYKCTECGKGFNRSGKLYSHMRVHTGEKPFKCLECGKGFTQNGNLSSHMRIHRGEKPFMCLECGKSFNQSSNLVSHMRRHTEENPFKCIECGKSFKHKSHLSLHQRTHTGEKPYQCLECGKSFSQSSALRSHKTTHTGDKKRIHREKGFKYLECEKDICPLDNLGLYGFSHQGETL